Genomic segment of Polynucleobacter necessarius:
ACAAAAAGATTTTAGAAGCAGAGGAAAAAGGTGAGAAGCTCACCAATCCATTTAGCTTAACTCCGGATGATCCAGAACCAATCTACAAAGCGCCAGTGATTGTGATTGTGATCGACGAGTTGGCTGACTTAATGATGGTCTCTGGCAAGAAGATTGAAGAATTAATTGCGCGTATTGCACAGAAGGCCCGTGCCGCTGGTATCCATTTAGTGTTGGCAACTCAGCGTCCAAGCGTGGATGTCATCACTGGCTTAATTAAAGCTAACGTACCAACGCGTATTTCTTTTCAAGTGAGCTCCAAAATTGATAGTCGCACCATCCTAGATCAGCAGGGCGCTGAAGCATTGCTTGGTATGGGTGACATGCTCTACATGGCACCGGGTACTGGATTGCCTGTGCGTGTCCACGGTGCATTCGTATCGGATGATGAAGTCCACCGGGTGGTCGAATGGCTGAAGGAAAAAGGCGAAGCTAATTACATTGACGGTGTTCTTGAAGGCGCTGATGAATCCAATATTGATGCACTGACTGGTGAGGGTGGTGGCGAAGCTGATCCTTTGTATGACCAAGCTGTAGCTATTGTTCTGGAAAACAAGCGCCCATCGATTTCTTTAGTGCAGCGTCACTTGCGAATTGGTTATAACCGTGCTGCTCGCTTACTCGAGGATATGGAAAAGGCAGGTTTAGTTTCGAAGATGGGTAATGGCGGTAATCGCGAGATCCTCCATCGCCCTTCAGAATAAGGCGACTCCATTGCGTAGATTTTTATCAGTAGCAACAAGCATCTTTATCAGCCTTGCGTCATTTGCATTTTCAAGCTCTGCATTTTCTGAGGGCGAAAGTGGTGCGGAGCAGTTGCGCCAGTTTGTGCGCAATTCTAAAACTGCGGAGGGTGATTTTGTGCAGCAGCAGTTGCGCGCACCCAAGGCAAATGAACCGCAAGATAAAGACCTAAAAGTCATTCGCCAAACGCAAGGGCGTTTCGTGTTTCAGCGTCCTAGTCGTTTTATTTGGGATACCCAAAAGCCATACGAGCAAAAACTGATTGCTGATGGCAAGCAACTCATTTTGTGGGACAAGGATTTAAATCAAGCGACTTTTAGGCCGGCTGGCCAAGCTTTAGCAGCCACTCCAGCGGCAATCCTATTTGGGGAGACTTCGCTAGATCAACATTTTGATTTAGTTGACGGTGAGGATCGCTTAGATATGAAATGGGTTGCTTTTGTGCCCAAGAAAAACCCGAATGCAAAAAACGGCAATGACTTGCCCTATACCAAGATCTCAGTGGGTATGTCTAATGGCCTGCCTAAAGCGCTAGAGCTAATAGATGGTCTAGGTAGTGTGGTGTTGGTTACTTTGGATAAGATTCAGTTGAATGTGAATCTGCCTACTAATCGCTTCACCTTTGTCCCACCTGCCGGCGCAGAAGTCTTGCGCTTAAACTAGAGCTACAGTAGAGCCTATAACACCCTAACCAGTAGAGCATTACATGATTGATCCGCAATTACTCCGCAAAGATATCGCAGCTGTGGCTGCCCGTTTAGCTACTCGCAAGTTCCAGCTTGATGTTGAGAAATTCAACACCCTGGAGTCTGAGCGTAAATCTTTGCAAACCCGAACCGAGGAGTTGCAGGCCAAGCGTAACCAACTAGCTAAAGCTATTGGTATGAAAAAAGGCAAGGGAGAAGATGCTGCTGCGGAGATGGCTGAAGCAACCCAGATCAACGTTGATATGGAATCCGGTGCTGCACGCTTGGCTATCTTGCAGGCGGAGATTTCTGACTTCTTGATGGGTATTCCAAATCTTTCTGATGAAGCAGTTCCAGTAGGTAAAGACGAAACGGAAAATAAAGAAGTGAAACGTTGGGGCGCGATCCCTGAGTTTTCATTTCCTGTAAAAGACCATGTGGACTTAGGTGCACCATTGGGTCTTGATTTTGAATCTGCCGCAAAAATTAGTGGCTCACGCTTTGTGGTTCTCAAGGGGCCTGTTGCTAGATTGCATCGCGCCTTAGCGCAATTCATGATTGATCTTCATGCAGGTCAGCATGCTTACGAAGAGCTCTATGTACCCCTGATGGTGAACGCAGCATCTATGCGTGGCACTGGTCAGCTGCCAAAGTTTGAAGAGGACTTATTTAAAGTTCCTCGTCAGATGGGTGGTGAAGATGGGGCAGGCGAAGCGAAGATTGAAAATTTTTATCTCATTCCAACTGCAGAAGTGCCGGTCACGAATTTGATGCGCGACACCATTACAGCGGTTGAAGAGTTGCCATTAAAGTTTGTTGCACACACCCCATGCTTTAGATCTGAGGCAGGAAGTTATGGGCGCGATGTTCGCGGCATGATTCGTCAGCACCAGTTTGAAAAAGTAGAGCTCGTGCAAATTGCCAAACCAGAAGAATCGATGCAGTTGCTTGAGGAGTTAACCTCACATGCAGAAAAGGTGTTGGAGTTACTGGAATTGCCTTACCGAAAAGTACTACTCTGCACTGGCGATATGGGTTTTGGTAGCACCAAGACCTATGACTTAGAAGTGTGGATTCCGTCACAAAATGCCTATCGAGAAATTAGCTCTTGCTCCAATATGGGTGACTTCCAAGCAAGACGGATGCAAGCAAGATTTAAATCAGGGCAAGGAAAGTCAGAATTAGTGCACACCTTGAATGGCTCTGGCCTTGCAGTTGGTAGAACTGGCGTTGCTCTTTTAGAGAATTGCCAGCAGGCTGATGGCAGTATTGCCATTCCGAAAGCCTTGCGACCTTACTTGGGTGGCTTAGAGGTATTAAAGCCCGCCTAAGTAAGAAATCTAAGAAATCCCCGAAAGCTATAATCGCTGTTCGGTTCGGAGAGATGGCAGAGTGGTCGAATGTACCTGACTCGAAATTAGGCGTAGGGTCAAACCTACCGTGGGTTCGAATCCCACTCTCTCCGCCAATGAACCACTTGTCTATCCAAGTGCATCTTGAGAGTCCCCGTTAACTACTAAATCTTTAAATTCCCAAGAACAATCTGAAGTATCTGAAGGATAAGTAGTAGAGCCAGTGGGGATAAATCTAAGGCACCAAAGTTGGGTATTACCCTTCTAATCGAAGCGAGTAAGGGGTTAACCAATAAAGACACTAGAAACTGTATTTGAGTTCCTGTGCCAACCCAGGAAAGAATAATGCTGACAAAAACCAGGCCAATTAGACCCGAAAGAGTCAGGTTCAGCATATCAACTAATGCCAGCGCTAACCAAGAGATATCAATCGAAGGGGCGCCAGAGATGAATAGTAGGATCGCAATTTTGGCCAAAATCAAAAGATAGGCTGCGACACAATTCGCTAGATCAAAGCGACCTATGCTGGGTATGAAGCGTCTTAGCGGCAGAACAATCCAGTTACTTAAAGGCAGAATATAAGCGCCAATAGATTTGCTTTGCCCTGCGCCTAAATTGAAGGCAAGCCACTGTAAATAGCAGCGTAAAAGGCAGGCTCCCGCAACAATGCTAACGAGTACCTGAAGAATGAGATTGGCAATTTGTATCAACATAACCATATTGTAGGGCGTTTAAACGGCAAGGGTTCAGCAGCATTATTTAATTGGTGCAACAATCAGTTATAGAAATTCAATTATTGGGAGCTGCCGTGCTCGATTCACTTTTATTTAATCGCATTCAGTTTGGCGCCAATGTTTCTTTTCACATTCTGTTTCCGACAATCTCGATTGCCTTAGGCTGGTTTCTATTGTTTTTCAAGATTCAATTTAATCGCACGGGATTGGAATACTGGCAAGAGGCTTATCAGTTCTGGGTCAAGATTTTTGCTTTGACATTTGCTTTGGGTGTAGTGAGCGGCATCACCATGAGCTTTCAGTTTGGCACTAATTGGCCTGGCTATATGGAAACTGTCGGCAACATTGCCGGACCACTATTGGCGTATGAAGTACTGACCGCCTTTTTTCTAGAAGCCACTTTTTTAGGCGTCATGCTTTTTGGTGCAAAGCGCGTCTCCGCCAGAATGCACACCATGGCCACTTTTCTCGTTGCTTTTGGAACAAGCCTTTCAGCATTTTGGATTATTGCCTTAAATTCTTGGATGCAAACTCCGCAAGGTTTCATCATGATTGATGGCAAAGCTCATGCGGTTGATTGGATGACCATCATTTTTAATCCATCCATGCCTTACCGCTTGGGACATATGTTGCTCGCTTCATTCTTAACAGTCTCATTCTTTATCGCTGGTATTTCAGCCTATCGTTATTTACGTAATAGTCGATCAATAGCTAATGCCATGGTGATGAAGCTTGCACTTACAGTAGCGATGGTTTTAATTCCCGTGCAAATTATGCTGGGCGATATGCATGGCCTTAATACTCTAGAGCATCAGCCAACTAAGCTTGCAGCGATGGAGGGTATCTGGGAGAGTGGTTCTGGAGTGCCTGCAGTTATCTTCGCCGTTCCCAATCAGGAAACTCGCTCTAATGATTATGAAGTGAGTATTCCCAAATTAGCTTCACTCTATTTGACACATAGTTGGAATGGAGAGGTTAAAGGTTTAGATGCTTTTGGAGACAAGATTCCACCAGTAGCCCCTGTATTTTTTGCGTTTCGAATCATGGTGGGTGTAGGTGTTCTCATGCTCTTAGTTTCTTGGTTTGCGCGTTGGCAACTGCGGGGTACTCGAGTCTTGCCGGAGTGGACAGCTAAAGTTCTAGTTTTGATGACTTTCTCTGGCTGGGTAGCTGTTTTATCAGGTTGGTATGTGACAGAAATTGGTCGCCAACCTTATCTGGTGACTGGGGTGTTAACCACGGCTCAAGCGGTAACGACATTGCCGTCAAATATGATCCTATCGACCTTACTGATGTATATCACCGTCTATATTGGCTTGCTCATCGCTTATATATGGGCAGTGTTTTATCTGGCGCGTCAAGCAGATGAGAAGGGCGCTGCTGACGTCCACCCTGCTAAAGCAGCCCCCGTTAAAACTCCACAAGGCGCCTAATCATGAACTCCATGGATCTGACTCAGGCATCGGTATGGTTGCCACTATTTTTCTTTGTGGCTATGGGTATTGCGATGTTGTCGTATGTTGTGCTCGATGGTTATGACTTAGGCATTGGGATGTTATTGAACCGTGCCTCTGATCCAGACAAAGATATGATGATTGCATCCATTAGCCCCTTTTGGGATGCTAATGAGACTTGGATCGTATTAGGGGTGGGGTTGCTATTGGTTGCATTTCCATTGGCGCATGGCTTGATCTTGACTGAGCTCTATTTACCAGTCGCCGTGATGTTGCTGGGCCTCATTTTGAGGGGTGTTTCTTTTGACTTCAGAGTTAAGGTCAATATTGAACAAAAGCCTTTGTGGAACTTTTTGTTTTATGTGGGTAGTCTGTTAGCGGCAATTTCCCAGGGCATCATGATTGGACGTCTGATTGTGGGTTTTGAATCAGGCCTCTTGGGTTGGCTATTTTCTATCTTGGTCGCCATTTGTTTGCCAGCAGGTTACATCTTGCTCGGATCAACTTGGCTTATTTTAAAAACAGAAGGCAATCTGCAGAAGCGTGCTTTTATATGGGCCAAAACCAGTCTGTGGTTAACGGCTTTTGGAGTCGCACTGGTTTCTTTGGCGACACCTTACTTTAGTCCTGAGATCATGGATAAATGGTTTGCATGGCCACAGATTCTTTGGTTATCTCCAGTGCCCATTGCAACCGCAATTTTGTTTTTACTAACGCATCATTTTATTGATGCTGTTGAAAAGAAAACCAGCGCCCGTGAATGGTTGCCATTTGCCAGCGTAGTGGCCATCTTCTGGCTGTCATTCTTTGGGATTGCATACAGCATCTTTCCTTATGTCATTATTGGGGAGATGACCTTATGGCAGGCTGCCGCTGCTACCGAATCTCTGTGGGTAATCTTTTGGGGTGCGATAGTTGTCTTGCCAACCATCTTGGGCTACACCCTGTTTTCTTATCGCATCTTTAAGGGTAAGGCTAGTGCACTGACTTACTACTAGGAATGCTCAGCGCTTATTGAGTTCTTTTAGAAGCGTTCTTTGCACTACAAATGCCAGGGGCAGTGCAAGCCAGCCGAGCTATAAATAAGGAGAATCTACTGGCAGCGATTTTCTGACGAGATATTCAAAAATGAAGGCGGCAGCAATAGCAATCGTGCTGGAAATAATAACGTTTTTATCTATTTTCTTGCGCATAACATCTCTCATCAGTAAAGGGGTTTAATCGTTAAAGGTCACAACGTGATCAGCCGCTAAATAGATGCCAATTTTTTCTCCAATGGCATGATCATGGTGACTGGGAACGAAAGCAAAAATCTCTACTCCGGAGGCGAGTTTGAGAGTGTATAAAAAATCAGCGCCACGAAAAATCTTGCGCACTACTTCTGCTTGCATGGGACTGTGATCATCATGGGAGATATCATCTGCACGCAAGAGAACATCAATCTGATCGCCCACTTTTCCAGTGTGTCCAGGTTCTAAATCTAATTCACCCAGCTCGATTCTGACTTTATTGTTGGGTTGAACAAGCCCTTTTACAAAGACGCCGCGACCAATAAAGTCTGCAACATATCGATTGACTGGTTGGTGATAGAGCTCATAAGGAACATCCCACTGAATGACTTTACCGTCAGCCATGACACCCGTTTTGTCGGCAATTGCAAATGCCTCAAATTGATCATGGGTCACGAGCAAGGCGGTAATATTATTTGCCTTGAGAATATCTCGGGTTTCACCTGCAAGGCGCTCCCTCAGTTCAATGTCCAGACTAGAGAAGGGTTCATCAAGCAAAATTAAGTCAGGCTCCGGAGCCATTGCCCTTGCCAGCGCCACTCGTTGTTGTTGTCCGCCACTCAGTTCATGAGGGTAGGCATCAGCCTTATCTGAAAGTGAAACTCTTTCAAGCCACTCCTTGGCAACGCTGGATCTTTGCTGGCTTGGGAGATGCTGAAGGCCAAAGGCAATATTTTCTAAAACACTCAGATGGGGGAAGAGGGCAAAGTCTTGAAAGACCATGCCTACTTTTCTTAGGTTAGGCGGAGTATGAATGGAGGCAGAGCTCACTACCTGATCTCGCAACAAGATCTCACCTGCTTTTACTGGCTCAAATCCACAAATAGCTCGCAGAACGGTTGATTTCCCGCAGCCTGAGGAGCCCAGTAGGCAGCCAATTTCACCCTGGGCAAGATCTAGATTGAGACCTTTGACAGCCGTTACGCGACCTTGACCATCTAGGCTGGGATAGTCAATTTCCAGCTGTTTGATAGAAAGCAGTGTGTGAGTGGAGTTCATCTCTATAATTTTCTCATTAATGCTAGTGGTTTAATACATAGCTAGAGTCTAAACGGATTGTGGATTGAATGAATCGTATTGTGGTGCCGCTTGCCCTGTTGTTATTTTTGCCCCTATTTGGCTTGGCAGCACCATTCCTATTTCCGGGAAGTGATTTATTAGTCAGCGGCACCCTGAGTCATTTGTGGAGCTTTGTGTTGGGCGGATATATTGCCTCCACCTTAGTACTCATACTCGGTGTTGGGGTGGGGGTATTTATTCTGGGTGTGGGCAATGCCTGGATCATCGCTAGCTATGATTTTCCGGGTAAAAAAATATTTGAGTGGGCTTTAATTCTTCCCTTGGCCGTCCCTACTTACGTCATGGCTTATTTATTTGTAGATCTGCTGCAGTTTTCTGGGCCGATACAAAGTGGCCTTCGTAGCATGCTGGGAATGGAGTCGCTATGGTTCTTTCCAGATCCGCGTTCATTGAGTGGGGCTATTTGGTCTT
This window contains:
- a CDS encoding cytochrome ubiquinol oxidase subunit I, with the protein product MLDSLLFNRIQFGANVSFHILFPTISIALGWFLLFFKIQFNRTGLEYWQEAYQFWVKIFALTFALGVVSGITMSFQFGTNWPGYMETVGNIAGPLLAYEVLTAFFLEATFLGVMLFGAKRVSARMHTMATFLVAFGTSLSAFWIIALNSWMQTPQGFIMIDGKAHAVDWMTIIFNPSMPYRLGHMLLASFLTVSFFIAGISAYRYLRNSRSIANAMVMKLALTVAMVLIPVQIMLGDMHGLNTLEHQPTKLAAMEGIWESGSGVPAVIFAVPNQETRSNDYEVSIPKLASLYLTHSWNGEVKGLDAFGDKIPPVAPVFFAFRIMVGVGVLMLLVSWFARWQLRGTRVLPEWTAKVLVLMTFSGWVAVLSGWYVTEIGRQPYLVTGVLTTAQAVTTLPSNMILSTLLMYITVYIGLLIAYIWAVFYLARQADEKGAADVHPAKAAPVKTPQGA
- a CDS encoding cytochrome d ubiquinol oxidase subunit II, whose translation is MNSMDLTQASVWLPLFFFVAMGIAMLSYVVLDGYDLGIGMLLNRASDPDKDMMIASISPFWDANETWIVLGVGLLLVAFPLAHGLILTELYLPVAVMLLGLILRGVSFDFRVKVNIEQKPLWNFLFYVGSLLAAISQGIMIGRLIVGFESGLLGWLFSILVAICLPAGYILLGSTWLILKTEGNLQKRAFIWAKTSLWLTAFGVALVSLATPYFSPEIMDKWFAWPQILWLSPVPIATAILFLLTHHFIDAVEKKTSAREWLPFASVVAIFWLSFFGIAYSIFPYVIIGEMTLWQAAAATESLWVIFWGAIVVLPTILGYTLFSYRIFKGKASALTYY
- a CDS encoding outer membrane lipoprotein carrier protein LolA codes for the protein MRRFLSVATSIFISLASFAFSSSAFSEGESGAEQLRQFVRNSKTAEGDFVQQQLRAPKANEPQDKDLKVIRQTQGRFVFQRPSRFIWDTQKPYEQKLIADGKQLILWDKDLNQATFRPAGQALAATPAAILFGETSLDQHFDLVDGEDRLDMKWVAFVPKKNPNAKNGNDLPYTKISVGMSNGLPKALELIDGLGSVVLVTLDKIQLNVNLPTNRFTFVPPAGAEVLRLN
- the serS gene encoding serine--tRNA ligase — translated: MIDPQLLRKDIAAVAARLATRKFQLDVEKFNTLESERKSLQTRTEELQAKRNQLAKAIGMKKGKGEDAAAEMAEATQINVDMESGAARLAILQAEISDFLMGIPNLSDEAVPVGKDETENKEVKRWGAIPEFSFPVKDHVDLGAPLGLDFESAAKISGSRFVVLKGPVARLHRALAQFMIDLHAGQHAYEELYVPLMVNAASMRGTGQLPKFEEDLFKVPRQMGGEDGAGEAKIENFYLIPTAEVPVTNLMRDTITAVEELPLKFVAHTPCFRSEAGSYGRDVRGMIRQHQFEKVELVQIAKPEESMQLLEELTSHAEKVLELLELPYRKVLLCTGDMGFGSTKTYDLEVWIPSQNAYREISSCSNMGDFQARRMQARFKSGQGKSELVHTLNGSGLAVGRTGVALLENCQQADGSIAIPKALRPYLGGLEVLKPA
- a CDS encoding ABC transporter ATP-binding protein yields the protein MNSTHTLLSIKQLEIDYPSLDGQGRVTAVKGLNLDLAQGEIGCLLGSSGCGKSTVLRAICGFEPVKAGEILLRDQVVSSASIHTPPNLRKVGMVFQDFALFPHLSVLENIAFGLQHLPSQQRSSVAKEWLERVSLSDKADAYPHELSGGQQQRVALARAMAPEPDLILLDEPFSSLDIELRERLAGETRDILKANNITALLVTHDQFEAFAIADKTGVMADGKVIQWDVPYELYHQPVNRYVADFIGRGVFVKGLVQPNNKVRIELGELDLEPGHTGKVGDQIDVLLRADDISHDDHSPMQAEVVRKIFRGADFLYTLKLASGVEIFAFVPSHHDHAIGEKIGIYLAADHVVTFND
- a CDS encoding YggT family protein, with the translated sequence MLIQIANLILQVLVSIVAGACLLRCYLQWLAFNLGAGQSKSIGAYILPLSNWIVLPLRRFIPSIGRFDLANCVAAYLLILAKIAILLFISGAPSIDISWLALALVDMLNLTLSGLIGLVFVSIILSWVGTGTQIQFLVSLLVNPLLASIRRVIPNFGALDLSPLALLLILQILQIVLGNLKI